A stretch of the Dechloromonas sp. TW-R-39-2 genome encodes the following:
- a CDS encoding PP2C family serine/threonine-protein phosphatase codes for MPIAIDACAAQHQADRKEQQDRVAILSHPRKRGVVLALVADGMGGYAGGSLAAEQVLHTAKSSLEHFSPAEEAPEKMLEAAMLEAHTMIRASRFINEKEPHSTAVMLLLQPGRLTWGHCGDSRLYRFHGKDLVSRTVDHSYVEHLVNIGRISPEEALTHPNRNVLMTSLGGVDEPRIDFANSVEIVAGDSFVLCSDGLWAYFGEVEMGLLVAGNSARKACEIMIDEARRRARGAGDNVSLAVIKIVDVPVPRPSPSSFRT; via the coding sequence CCTGCGCTGCCCAGCATCAGGCCGACCGCAAGGAACAACAGGACCGCGTCGCCATTCTTTCCCACCCGCGCAAACGAGGGGTCGTGCTCGCCCTCGTGGCCGATGGCATGGGTGGTTATGCCGGTGGTTCGCTGGCGGCTGAGCAGGTGCTGCACACTGCCAAAAGCAGTCTCGAACATTTTTCCCCGGCTGAAGAGGCGCCGGAAAAAATGCTTGAAGCGGCGATGCTCGAAGCGCACACGATGATTCGAGCATCACGCTTCATCAATGAAAAAGAGCCGCACAGTACGGCCGTCATGCTGCTGCTCCAGCCGGGCCGGCTGACCTGGGGGCATTGTGGCGATAGTCGCCTGTACCGTTTCCATGGCAAGGATCTGGTCAGTCGCACGGTCGACCACTCCTACGTCGAACATTTGGTCAATATCGGCCGGATTTCACCGGAAGAGGCGCTGACCCACCCCAATCGCAATGTCTTGATGACTTCGCTCGGCGGGGTCGATGAGCCGCGCATTGATTTTGCCAACAGCGTCGAGATCGTCGCCGGCGATTCTTTCGTGCTTTGTTCGGATGGCCTGTGGGCTTATTTCGGCGAGGTCGAGATGGGGCTGCTGGTCGCCGGGAATTCTGCCCGCAAAGCTTGTGAAATCATGATCGATGAAGCCCGGCGACGGGCGCGTGGTGCAGGTGATAACGTTTCGCTGGCGGTGATCAAGATTGTTGACGTCCCAGTACCTCGCCCATCGCCTTCGTCGTTCAGGACATGA
- a CDS encoding HAMP domain-containing sensor histidine kinase codes for MKLPAFLIGIRGKLIAIFVLIKVVPLILLAWFAWHAAQQLGADVSIKAGSMADAMLSSIKAVGQTVTDDSIRALDLRSREAIEALTTDAAKEIADFLYDRDRDIQVAAGMEPSEGAFRRFLADRNRPLFQHAKWILAKDEKSWVPEKPVVREAKVTRPILPDNAKDFHTRAPEYFGEQENRPIFVEMTFVDLNGQEKIKVTRGNLTEKQLKNVVDRKNTFVKAENYFAELKKLKPGEIYVSDVIGAYVPTQAIGPYLPAALEKAGKPFKPEESAYAGTENPVGKRFRGIVRWAMPVVRNGLISGYVTLALDHDHIRQFSDRLMPTEERYTPIADAIKGNYAFIWDYKSRSISHPRDYMIVGYDAETGRPATPWMDQQLYEEWQASGKPSDEFLADVPPFRDQNLKRKPAKELVKAGTVGLDCRYLNFSPQCDGWNAVTEHGGSGSFVIFFSGLWKLTTAAAIPYYTGQYGKTPQGFGFVTIGANVDDFHKAATETAGKINALVAEKDASFKSQQGEMLDGIKNSLTSTAIGLWGSTLLMTILVIAIAIWMANLLTRRITGMITGIHAFQSGDLKHRLEARSADEMGELARSFNNMADSVEESFLRLEEAKEKAEEASRLKSAFLATVSHELRTPLNGILGFAELLKSELNDPDQQEYANIIHQSGEHLLTLVGDILDLAKIESGEMTLNWTDTSLATFVSDCVAVHHTPAAAKGLKLGIQLADNLPESLRTDPTRLRQLLNNLLNNAIKFTEHGSVTLSVNRDEQEITFAITDTGPGIPPESREAIFEKFKQLETFLTREHGGTGLGLAIVKQLVEHMGGRVTLDSTVGTGSTFTLHFPLEPIHG; via the coding sequence GTGAAGCTACCCGCCTTTTTGATTGGCATTCGCGGCAAACTGATCGCGATTTTCGTCCTGATCAAGGTTGTACCCCTGATTTTGCTTGCCTGGTTCGCCTGGCATGCTGCCCAACAGTTGGGTGCTGACGTCTCGATCAAGGCGGGCAGCATGGCCGATGCGATGCTGTCGAGCATCAAGGCGGTTGGCCAGACGGTCACCGACGACTCGATTCGCGCGCTGGACCTGCGTTCGCGCGAGGCAATCGAAGCCCTGACGACGGACGCAGCCAAGGAAATTGCCGATTTCCTCTACGACCGTGACCGCGATATCCAGGTTGCCGCCGGCATGGAGCCGTCTGAAGGAGCATTCCGCCGCTTCCTGGCCGATCGCAACCGCCCCCTCTTCCAGCACGCCAAATGGATATTGGCCAAAGATGAAAAATCATGGGTACCGGAAAAACCGGTCGTCCGCGAAGCCAAGGTGACGCGGCCCATCCTGCCGGACAATGCCAAAGATTTTCACACCCGCGCGCCGGAATATTTTGGCGAGCAGGAAAACCGGCCAATTTTTGTCGAAATGACCTTCGTTGATCTCAACGGCCAGGAAAAAATCAAGGTAACGCGCGGCAACCTGACTGAAAAACAGCTGAAAAACGTTGTCGACCGCAAGAACACCTTCGTCAAGGCGGAAAATTACTTTGCCGAACTGAAAAAGCTCAAGCCGGGTGAAATCTACGTCTCGGACGTCATCGGCGCCTACGTCCCGACTCAGGCCATCGGCCCTTACCTGCCCGCCGCACTGGAAAAAGCCGGCAAGCCGTTCAAGCCGGAGGAATCCGCCTACGCCGGCACTGAAAACCCGGTTGGCAAGCGTTTCCGGGGCATTGTCCGCTGGGCCATGCCGGTCGTCAGAAACGGGCTGATCAGCGGCTACGTCACATTGGCTCTCGACCACGACCACATTCGCCAGTTCTCAGACCGATTGATGCCCACCGAAGAGCGCTACACGCCGATCGCCGATGCCATCAAGGGCAATTACGCCTTCATCTGGGATTACAAGAGTCGCTCGATTTCGCATCCGCGGGATTACATGATTGTCGGCTACGACGCCGAGACCGGTCGTCCGGCAACACCCTGGATGGATCAGCAACTCTACGAAGAATGGCAAGCCAGCGGAAAACCCTCCGATGAGTTTCTGGCCGATGTGCCGCCTTTCCGTGACCAGAACCTGAAACGCAAACCGGCCAAGGAACTGGTCAAAGCGGGAACCGTCGGGCTGGATTGTCGCTACCTCAACTTCTCGCCGCAATGCGACGGCTGGAATGCCGTCACGGAACACGGCGGTTCGGGCTCTTTCGTCATTTTCTTCTCGGGCCTGTGGAAACTGACCACAGCCGCTGCGATTCCCTACTACACCGGCCAGTATGGCAAGACACCGCAAGGTTTCGGCTTTGTCACGATTGGCGCGAATGTCGACGACTTCCACAAGGCGGCGACCGAAACAGCCGGCAAGATCAATGCCCTGGTCGCCGAAAAGGATGCCAGCTTCAAAAGCCAGCAAGGCGAGATGCTCGACGGCATCAAGAACAGCCTGACCTCGACCGCGATCGGCCTGTGGGGTTCGACCCTGCTGATGACCATCCTCGTCATTGCCATTGCCATCTGGATGGCTAACCTGTTGACGCGGCGCATCACCGGCATGATTACCGGCATCCACGCCTTCCAGAGCGGCGATCTCAAGCATCGTCTGGAGGCACGCTCTGCCGATGAAATGGGCGAACTGGCTCGTTCGTTCAACAACATGGCGGACTCGGTCGAAGAATCCTTCCTGCGTCTTGAAGAAGCCAAGGAAAAAGCCGAAGAGGCCAGCCGCCTCAAATCCGCCTTCCTGGCCACGGTATCGCACGAACTGCGCACCCCGCTCAATGGCATCCTGGGTTTTGCCGAACTGCTCAAATCGGAACTCAACGACCCTGACCAGCAGGAGTACGCCAACATCATTCACCAGAGCGGAGAACACCTCCTGACGCTGGTCGGCGACATCCTCGACCTGGCCAAGATCGAGTCCGGCGAAATGACCCTCAACTGGACCGATACCTCACTGGCAACCTTCGTCAGCGACTGCGTCGCAGTGCACCACACCCCGGCTGCCGCCAAGGGCCTGAAACTCGGAATACAACTGGCCGACAACCTGCCGGAATCGCTGCGCACCGACCCAACCCGCCTGCGCCAGTTGCTCAACAACCTGTTGAACAACGCCATCAAATTTACCGAACATGGCAGCGTCACGCTTTCCGTCAACCGCGACGAGCAGGAAATCACCTTCGCCATCACCGACACCGGCCCCGGCATTCCGCCGGAAAGTCGCGAGGCCATTTTCGAAAAATTCAAGCAACTCGAAACCTTTTTGACCCGGGAACACGGCGGCACCGGATTGGGCCTGGCCATCGTCAAGCAACTCGTCGAGCACATGGGGGGACGGGTTACACTCGACTCAACCGTCGGCACCGGTTCAACCTTTACCCTGCACTTTCCCCTGGAGCCAATCCATGGCTGA
- a CDS encoding DEAD/DEAH box helicase: protein MTFADLGLAPELLRAVLDEGYTKPTPIQAQAIPLVIRGQDIMGGAQTGTGKTAAFTLPILQRILPFASSSPSPAKHPVRALILAPTRELALQVFESVKAYSKHTHLRSMCAFGGVDIKPQIAELKKGVEILVATPGRLLDHVENKSVSFNSVQALVLDEADRMLDMGFVPDVTRILNLLPQQRQSLLFSATFSEEIKKLADSMLRSPVLIEVARRNQVSDTITHRVHPVSEYGKRGLLTKLLKSGEIRQCIVFMRTKQGCSRLTRELQRAGIQADAIHGDKSQLDRIKALDAFKAGQTHALIATDVAARGLDVDDLPYVINYELPHTPEDYVHRIGRTGRAGKSGNAISLVSAHEVGYLVDIEKLIKRPIEQVEVVGFEPEAEYEYPPGNKKKRPPAAPSKAPLAHKPERSERYERAERSERRPARRNPMIAADGFDFSKPYEETTPRGEVPDSAQAPAKPDPHKPRRVVAALLGGLGRK, encoded by the coding sequence ATCACCTTCGCCGATCTTGGCCTCGCGCCCGAACTGCTGCGCGCCGTACTCGACGAAGGCTACACCAAACCTACGCCGATCCAGGCCCAGGCCATTCCGCTGGTCATCCGCGGCCAGGACATCATGGGCGGCGCCCAGACCGGCACCGGCAAGACGGCCGCCTTCACGCTGCCGATCCTGCAGCGCATCCTGCCCTTCGCTTCAAGCAGCCCGTCACCGGCCAAGCACCCGGTACGCGCCCTGATCCTCGCGCCGACCCGCGAACTGGCGCTGCAAGTCTTCGAATCGGTCAAGGCCTACAGCAAGCACACCCACCTGCGCTCGATGTGCGCCTTCGGCGGCGTCGATATCAAGCCGCAAATCGCCGAACTGAAAAAAGGCGTCGAAATCCTGGTTGCCACCCCCGGTCGACTGCTCGACCACGTCGAAAACAAAAGCGTCAGCTTCAATTCGGTCCAGGCCCTGGTGCTCGACGAAGCCGACCGCATGCTCGACATGGGTTTTGTGCCCGATGTAACGCGCATTCTCAACCTGCTGCCGCAGCAGCGCCAGAGCCTGCTGTTTTCGGCCACCTTCTCGGAAGAAATCAAGAAGCTGGCCGACAGCATGCTGCGCTCGCCGGTACTGATTGAAGTGGCCCGCCGCAACCAGGTTTCCGATACCATCACGCACCGCGTGCACCCGGTTTCGGAATACGGCAAGCGCGGCCTGCTGACCAAGCTGCTGAAATCCGGTGAAATCCGCCAGTGCATCGTGTTCATGCGCACCAAACAGGGCTGCTCGCGCCTGACTCGCGAACTGCAGCGCGCCGGCATCCAGGCCGATGCGATTCACGGCGACAAGAGCCAGCTCGACCGGATCAAGGCGCTCGATGCCTTCAAGGCCGGCCAGACGCACGCCCTGATCGCCACCGACGTCGCAGCGCGCGGCCTTGATGTCGATGACCTGCCTTACGTGATCAACTACGAACTGCCGCACACGCCGGAAGACTACGTACACCGCATCGGCCGGACCGGCCGCGCCGGCAAGAGCGGCAATGCCATCTCGCTGGTCAGCGCCCACGAAGTCGGTTACCTGGTCGATATCGAGAAGTTGATCAAGCGCCCGATCGAACAGGTTGAAGTCGTTGGCTTCGAACCCGAAGCAGAGTACGAATACCCGCCGGGCAACAAGAAAAAGCGCCCGCCGGCCGCACCGAGCAAGGCGCCGCTGGCCCACAAGCCGGAGCGCAGCGAACGTTACGAGCGAGCCGAACGCAGCGAACGCCGCCCGGCCCGCCGCAATCCGATGATCGCTGCCGACGGTTTCGACTTCAGCAAGCCGTACGAGGAAACCACGCCCCGTGGCGAAGTGCCGGATTCGGCCCAGGCCCCGGCCAAACCGGACCCGCACAAGCCGCGTCGTGTCGTTGCCGCGCTACTCGGCGGCCTCGGACGTAAGTAA
- a CDS encoding extracellular solute-binding protein, protein MSRPLRPLVAAACVAMAFSAQAAKPAKQAKQAAKPAAATPAAPSELALAHNLGPAGEERLQVVVDRFNKETGSALKLIRHEHGQKPASLNLIRRYDLAEVLAYPKNFVPLYDMMAKAGQPLNVGELSSDLKAGVVDAKGRLVALPLAYSTPVLFFNKNALRKAKLDPEQPPKTWFEMQGMLDKLQDAGYACPYTTSWPVWVHIDNVSSVSGVPAMNEKGLLTFNGLPQVKHVAMMATWAKAGYFRTFGRRDEASAKFQDGECAMITTDSREVTDFRDAKGVELGVAPMPFHDDVYGGRQHTLADGASLWAGAGYTPVQYKQAAKFVAYLLSPEMQVELVRSYGQLPLTAASRAAARSKLLKDDDQSLQVAYGSLNGKGAQPSVRVANIDPVRIITNEELEAVWSDKKPAKAALDTAVSRGNAVLGAKPGLKKAQPF, encoded by the coding sequence ATGTCGCGTCCTCTTCGTCCCCTGGTCGCCGCAGCCTGCGTCGCAATGGCATTTTCGGCCCAGGCGGCCAAGCCGGCAAAACAGGCAAAGCAGGCAGCCAAGCCTGCCGCCGCTACACCCGCTGCGCCTTCCGAACTGGCGCTGGCCCACAACCTTGGTCCGGCGGGTGAAGAGCGCTTGCAGGTCGTGGTCGATCGTTTCAACAAGGAGACAGGGTCTGCACTGAAGTTGATTCGTCATGAGCATGGGCAAAAGCCGGCCAGCCTGAATCTCATTCGTCGCTACGATCTGGCTGAGGTGCTGGCCTATCCCAAGAATTTCGTGCCGCTCTACGACATGATGGCGAAAGCCGGGCAGCCGCTGAATGTCGGGGAGCTCTCCAGTGATCTGAAGGCTGGGGTGGTCGATGCCAAGGGGCGTCTGGTGGCCTTGCCGCTGGCCTATTCGACGCCGGTCCTGTTCTTCAACAAGAATGCCTTGCGCAAGGCCAAGCTCGACCCCGAGCAGCCGCCGAAAACCTGGTTTGAAATGCAGGGCATGCTCGACAAGCTGCAGGATGCCGGTTACGCCTGTCCTTACACGACCTCATGGCCGGTCTGGGTGCATATCGATAATGTCAGTTCGGTTTCCGGTGTACCGGCGATGAACGAAAAGGGCCTGCTCACTTTCAATGGCCTGCCTCAGGTCAAGCACGTTGCCATGATGGCAACCTGGGCCAAGGCCGGTTATTTCCGGACTTTCGGCCGGCGTGATGAAGCCAGCGCCAAGTTCCAGGATGGCGAGTGCGCGATGATCACCACCGACTCCCGCGAAGTGACCGATTTCCGCGATGCCAAGGGCGTCGAGCTGGGGGTCGCCCCGATGCCTTTCCACGATGATGTGTACGGCGGCCGCCAGCACACGCTGGCAGACGGTGCGTCGCTCTGGGCCGGGGCCGGTTATACGCCGGTGCAGTACAAGCAGGCAGCCAAGTTCGTCGCCTATCTGCTCTCGCCTGAAATGCAGGTCGAGCTGGTCCGTTCCTACGGTCAACTGCCGCTGACGGCTGCTTCTCGGGCTGCCGCTCGCAGCAAGCTGCTCAAGGATGACGACCAGTCGCTGCAGGTGGCGTATGGTTCCCTGAATGGCAAGGGCGCCCAGCCGAGTGTTCGTGTGGCCAATATCGATCCGGTCCGTATTATCACCAACGAAGAGTTGGAAGCAGTCTGGTCTGACAAGAAGCCGGCCAAGGCGGCACTCGATACCGCCGTGAGCCGTGGTAATGCAGTGCTCGGCGCCAAGCCGGGCCTGAAGAAGGCCCAGCCCTTCTGA
- the ugpQ gene encoding glycerophosphodiester phosphodiesterase, which translates to MHDSLPRWFAHRGGGSLAPENTLAGIHLAASLGFRAVEFDVMLSRDGTPILIHDETLERTTNGVGQVCESTDAQLFSLNAGHGERIPRFSEAAALCRQYGLLANVEIKPASGHEIRTAEIVASLTAEYWHGADVPPLLSSFSLDALAVARDVAPQIRRGVLYESVPAGWLEDIRYLQAFSLHCDAVQLTDATLADCRQQGVPVLCYTVNVPEMAEMLFRRGVSALFTDRLDLFSPETTAYKSLQSDG; encoded by the coding sequence ATGCATGATTCGCTGCCGCGCTGGTTTGCCCATCGCGGTGGCGGCTCGCTGGCTCCGGAAAATACGCTGGCCGGGATTCATCTTGCGGCCAGCCTGGGGTTTCGGGCCGTGGAGTTTGATGTCATGTTGAGTCGGGATGGCACGCCCATCCTGATTCACGATGAAACCCTTGAACGGACGACCAACGGTGTCGGGCAGGTGTGTGAAAGCACTGACGCGCAGCTTTTTTCACTGAATGCCGGCCACGGGGAGCGCATCCCCCGGTTTTCGGAGGCCGCCGCCCTGTGCCGACAATACGGTTTGCTGGCCAACGTTGAAATCAAGCCGGCATCCGGCCATGAAATCCGGACGGCGGAGATCGTTGCTTCACTGACGGCGGAGTACTGGCATGGGGCCGATGTTCCGCCTTTGCTTTCTTCCTTTTCGCTGGACGCGCTGGCCGTGGCTCGTGACGTCGCGCCGCAGATCAGGCGCGGTGTGCTCTACGAATCCGTGCCCGCCGGGTGGCTTGAAGATATCCGGTATTTGCAGGCATTCTCGCTGCACTGCGATGCGGTGCAATTGACCGATGCAACCCTGGCCGATTGTCGACAGCAGGGTGTCCCAGTGCTGTGTTACACGGTCAACGTGCCGGAAATGGCGGAAATGCTTTTCCGGCGAGGCGTCAGCGCCTTGTTTACTGATCGGCTTGATTTGTTTTCGCCCGAAACAACTGCTTACAAAAGCTTGCAATCAGACGGCTGA
- a CDS encoding response regulator: protein MADRNALVVDDHPTNRLLATTLLKKLGWSPLEADNGETALILAGQNNFSLVLLDISMPGISGEETCTRLRAMQGDRPLHIIAYTAHAFPEERERFLAYGFDNILVKPINRQRLEELIADL from the coding sequence ATGGCTGATCGCAACGCACTGGTCGTCGATGACCACCCGACCAACCGGCTGCTCGCCACCACCCTGCTCAAGAAACTGGGCTGGAGTCCGCTAGAGGCAGACAACGGCGAAACCGCACTGATCCTCGCCGGACAAAACAATTTCAGCCTGGTCCTGCTCGACATCAGCATGCCGGGCATTTCCGGCGAAGAAACCTGCACACGCCTGCGTGCCATGCAAGGTGACCGCCCGCTGCACATCATCGCCTACACGGCCCATGCCTTTCCGGAAGAACGGGAGCGTTTCCTGGCCTATGGCTTCGACAACATCCTGGTCAAGCCGATCAATCGACAACGACTGGAAGAACTGATCGCCGACCTGTGA